The Candidatus Nanosynbacter sp. HMT-352 region CAGCTCATGTTTAATTATGCATTATCGTCCAAAAAAACACAAGCATCATTTCTCATTTACATATTCTGGCAAAACTTTCCCAGCTAAAACTACCGCCATCAAAACTGCAAATCCACACATAATTGACGGAATTCCGATAATAGTCGATGGATCGATGATATTGACAAACGTCGTAGGCGCCATAAATAGAACATATCCCACAATCAACGAACCTAGAGAGCGCCGAATGTGTTTGCTGGATGTTTTACTCCTAACACACGCATAAGCAATTGCCGCAAATAATAGGCCGTAATAATACAAACCATACCACATTCCGACACCCGGCTGATTTTCAAAAATCACATAATTACCCAGGCAAGCCCCAGACTTAATTCCGTTAGCCTCCAATAGAAAATAACTAATAAACATTGCGGCAAAAGTATAACCAAGCACAGGAATCCACCGCCTCTTATCGCCAGAAATTTTATATATCAAATGAATACCCAGAGGCGGAAGCATAGTAATTGCAATATAGCCAAGTTTAGCCCAGCCGAGATTATCCAGAAAAATTGCACCTTCACAAACATTATATTCAGCCCATTGAAACAGCGCCAAACAGATCAACAGCATGATCACAATCTTCGTCACAGCATTCAATTTATATTTCCAAAAAGTATATATTGCCAGAATAATTTCAATTGTCAACGTCGCCAACATTACCGCTGGAGAGAAACAATAGAGTCTCGGTTTTTTAATCTTATCCATGCGTAAATTATACATTAATTCATCCCGCGTTTTCTATCATCCTCAACAGTTCTTGCTCGTCAATGATTTTCGTGCCGTATTGCTCAGCCTTTTTCAATTTGCTAGCACCAACCTTACCACCAGCCACCAAATATGTCGTGTCTTTAGAAACTGCAGTTTGAAAAACTCCACCGAGATTACGAATTTTATCCGCAACAGCGTCGCGTCCCATAGATTTCAGAGTACCCGTGATGACAAAACTTTTTCCGCTCAACCCGCCAGATTTTTTATTAAACCGAGGAACGACGCCTAGCTCGGTGAATTTATTGAGCAATTTTACATTATCCTCATCAGCAAACCACGCCACTACAGACTCAGCAACAATTTCACCCACGCCATCAACTTGTCGCAAATCATCAATCGTCGCTTTCGCCAAATTTTCCATACTCTCAAAATGATTCGTCAAATCAATCGCCGTTTGCGCGCCAATATGACGGATTCCCAGACCGTACAAAAATCGCTCTAATTCTGGGCGTTTTTTATCAGCAATTGCAGAAATTAACTTTTGCGCAGAAATATCAGCAAACCGATCCAACTTCAACAAATCGTCTTTAGTAAGCGTGAAAATATCCGCCAAATCTCTGACCAAACCATTGTCAATCAAAACTTCCACGTTCTTTTCGCCAAGCGTATCAATGTCAAGCGCGCCCTTAGACGCGAAATGCGCCAAAGCTCGCTTCAAAATCAGCGGACCACTAGAGCCCTTAACTCGGTAAACAGCTTCACCTTCCGGTCGCACAAATTCCAACTCCGGATATTGCCGTTTTAGCTCTGCTTCATAATCAATTGGCTCAGAATCTGCGGGTCGCAATTCCTTCAAAACATTCTCAACTTGCGGAATAATATCGCCAGCCTTAAAAATCACCACAGTGTCGCCTCGTCGAATATCCAAACGCTCAATTTCATCGGCGTTATGCAAGCTGGCGTGCTGCACCGTAGTTCCCGCCACCACTACTGGATCAAACACAGCCACTGGAGTCGCCGCACCGGTTCGCCCGATAGAAATGACTATGTCCCGAACGATCGTCGTAGCTTCTTCGGCCGCATACTTATAAGCCACCGCCCCACGCGGATTTTTACCCACCATCCCGAGATTGTCGTATATCTCTCGATCGTTAATCTTAATAACCAGCCCGTCCGTATTAAACGGCAAATCATGACGCTTGTCGCTCCACTCATCAACAAATTTCATCACGTCGGATAAATTATCAAAGACACTGGCTTGCTGATTGCGAGAAATCCCCAGCGCCGTCAAGCCCTCGTAAGCAAAACTATTCGTCGGAACTTCCGAACTATCATCGCGAATCACATCATATCCGCGAAAATGCAACGGACGCGCCGCCACCAGCGCAGGATCTAATTGACGAATCGTCCCCGCAGCCAAATTGCGCGGATTGGCAAATGTAGGCAGCCCTAGAGATTTCTGCTTTTTATTAAGCTCCTCAAAATCCCGTTTCAGCATAACAATTTCGCCACGAATCTCTGTCCGACCATGCAAAAAATTCTCAAAACCCGCCGCTTCACGCAGACGAAGCGGTACGTTTTTAATAGTCCGAACATTATTCGTTACATCTTCGCCAACAAAACTATCGCCACGCGTCACAGCTTGGAATAGTACGCCGTCGACATAAATCAACGCACACGCCAATCCGTCCATTTTTATATCCGTAAAAAATTCATGTCGCTGACCCGGTATCAATTTACCAGTTCGCTCAATCCACGCCTCAACTTCACTTTTATCGAAAACGTCATTCAAACTGACCATTCGGCGCGCGTGCTTTACTTTTTGAAAACCGTCGAGCAGCTTATTTCCAACTCGCTGCGTAGGACTATCGACAGTAATCAGTTCTGGGTGATCCGATTCAATTTTCTTCAGTTCATCCATCAGGCTGTCATAAACCGCATCGCTCACACTCGGTTTGTTCAAGGTGTAGTATTCGTAGCTATAACGATTTAACAGGTCTTTAATTTCGTCAATTCTTGGTTTTTTTGGTGTCACTTTCAACCACCTTTCTGTAGAACAAATAGACATACACGGAAATCATAATTATCGTTACGTAAAGTAAAATTAAGCCAGTTGTTGGGACAATTGGCAGCCAGTCGATGCCACTAATCCATCCCTTCAGCGCGCCGTCAAGCAGAATTACCGGAATCAGAACGACCGCCCACAAAAGCACAGCCAAAACAACAGCCCACGCGAATCTCAGCAAAATTCTTAGTCTTCGCCCCGTCACAATATCACCCGACAAACGCAGCGCGTGAAACGGATACATTCCCGGCAATGTTACGATGATCATCGCAAAAACCGTAGAAGTCGCCCAATAGACGGACATCGCCACTATCAGAATCGCCGCACCGCCAGCCGCCATCAGAATCGGCGTTTGATTTAACACTCCCGAAGCATTAAGCGCGCTATAAATAATCACCGCCACTGCCGCCGGCACCATTTGAATCAAGAAAACCCCGATAACAATTATCAGCGCAATTATAGGCGACCCAGAGCTATACAAACCATCGCGCATTTTCGGTTTTTTACCAATTAAAATAGCTCGCGTTAGCCAAACAGACGACAGCCAAGTGAGCAGCCCCAGAAAGATTCCCGCCGCTTGCTGCACATTTCCACCAGCCGTTCCGCTACCGGAAATATAGCTAACTGCAACGCCAGAGAATAGGCTAATTGTTGTATAAATTCCGCCGAATCCATTCGACTCAGCCTGATTCATCACGTCTTTAAGTTGTTGGTATGTATCTTGCGACATGACGCTGGCTAAAGCAAACGTCAATATCGACATAACGATGATTAACGCCAAAAAAGTTTTCTTATTTCGCCATACCAGACGACAAGCCTCACTAGTCAGCGACCAATATCCTGGAATTTTAAGATCTCGTTGGTAATCTCGTCGCTTAGTTAGCCGAAAACTACGATGAGGTCGGCGCTGCAGAAAATTACGCCGCTGCTGATTTAATTTGCTAAAGTCCCGTTTAATACCAGGCCATACACCTTTTTTATGATCAGTATTTGACTTCTTAGGATTCTTGACTACTCGTTTTTTGGAGGTTTTCGTTGCCATAATTACATCTTTGTTGCGTTATTTCTCAACCTTGCAATTCTGTCTTCTAGCGGTGGATGAGTACTAAATAATTTTGAGAAAAATCCGGGTTTCAAAGGATTATTCATGAACAAATTGGCAGTAGAAGAACTTTGTTTTTGCATTGGTCTGCCGTATTGGCGCAATTTTTCCAGCGCGCTTGCTAACCCTTCAGTATCTCGTGTCAATAATACACCCGAAGCATCCGCCAGATATTCACGCTGTCGACTAACCGCCAATTGGGTTATCGTTGCTAAAAGCGGCGCCAATATACCCACAATCAACCCGAAAGCGTAGATGATAGGATTAACATCTCTGTCACGGTCATCACTATAAAACATCATCCTAAGCGCCAAATCTGCAAACAGCCCAATTGCGCTAACCAAACCAAAAGCAATCATACTCACACGGATGTCGTAATTTCGCACGTGACTCATTTCATGCGCCATAACCGCTTCCAGCTCACGCTTGTCCATAATATCCAAAAGCCCAGTAGTCGCGCCAACAATAGCATGATTTGGGTCGCGACCAGTCGCAAAAGCATTTGGAGCTGGATCGTCGATAACATAAACTTTCGGCATCGGCATGCCAGAAGCGATAGACAAATTTTCCACCACTCGCCAAAGTTCAGGAGCATCATTTTTGCTAATTTCCTGAGCGCCGGTCATCATCATAGCCAACTTGCCAGCTATAAAATATTGCAACCAAGCATACAATATCGCACATATGAAAATGATGAGCGCTAGCGAATAGCTGTCAGTTGCCACTCCAATAAACAGACCGATGACTCCAATAATTATCACAAACACAGACATAATTAATATTGTGTTGCGTTTGTTTTGAAAAACTGCATTGTACATATGTTAATTATATCAAAAATCGCCCGCTAAAAATAGACGAGCGATTTTCATTTCAGGGTTCAATTAGAACTTTACTTCAACTGGATTTTCGATGCTTGCGCGATCCTCAACGTCGAAGAATTCCTTAGCTTGGAAGCCAAACATTCCCGCGATGATGTTTGTTGGGAAAGTCTGGATCTTCGTGTTCAGGTCGCGAACGCCACCGTTGTAGAATCGGCGAGCTGCTTGGATTTTATCCTCAGTGTCAACCAATTCCTGCTGCAATTGCAAGAAGTTCTGGTTTGCTTTCAATTCTGGGTAAGCCTCAGATACGGCGAACAAGCTCTTCAAAGCGCCTTCCAAAGCATTTTCAGCCTTGGCGGTTTCAGCCACGCTGCCGGCATTCATAATTGCCGAACGAGCTTCTGCAACCTTCTCAAACACTTCTTTTTCGTGTGTAGCATAGCCTTTTACTGAGTTTACCAAATTTGGAATTAGATCAGTTCGGCGCTTTAACTGGACAGTAATATCACTCCACGCTTCTTCTACGCGGTTACGCAATACAACCAAACCGTTGTATGCACCAATTACAACTCCTACGAGCACTAATAAAACTACTACTGTAACAATAAGTACAATTACCAATGGACTCATTTCTTACCTTGTCCCTTTCCTATTCAATATTACTTTCTTTACAACTTTGGTGCGCAAGGCGGGAATCGAACCCGCACGACTTTTGGTCAAGGGATTTTAAGTCCCTCGCGTCTACCAATTCCGCCACTCGCGCTTATTTATATACAATCTAGACGCCCGCGCGCCAGACTACTTATATTATACTATATTCTCTAAGCAAATTGTACAATTTCGCAAAATAAAAAATAGCCCAATGCTCAGGACTATTTATCAAAAAATTGGAGGCACGTACGAGAGTCGAACTCGTCTAAAAGGTTTTGCAGACCTCTGCGTAACCGCTCCGCCAACGCGCCACCGCCTTTATTATATCAGATTTTATAAAACATATCACAAACAACTCATCCAATAATTGCAATATGTTTGGTGCGAGCGAGAAGACTTGAACTTCCACGAGCGCAATGCTCACTAGCCCCTCAAGCTAGCGCGTCTACCAATTCCGCCACGCCCGCATAACCACTTACCATTATACCCGATTACGGGGTTTTGTAAACGGACTTTTTCTCTGTCGCCCAATATTGAACATCGACATAGCGATCGACGGGATTGACGACTTCGGTGCTTGCGTCGAGAGCCTTAACATTCCGAATATGAATATAGTCAAACTTTGGCTGATACAAGGCAATCGCTGGAGCGTCCGCTTGCCAAATGGCAGTGAACTTCGCGTAACGATCAGCGCGTTGCTTTGCCGAGATTTTAGATCGACCGCTCTCCAGAGCATCGTCCGCTATCGCGTTATTGTAATTGGAGAAATTTAAACCATTATTGGTTGCCTGCGAAGAATGCCAATAGGCGTAAACATCAGGGTCGCCACCCAAGGAGAGCTCATAAACCAGCACGTCAAAATTGCGCGGCTGCAAAACTGTCTGAAGAATATTTTGAGTGGCGTCGTTCGGATCGACAACTTTAATATCCGATTCTATGTTCAGCTCGTCATACCAAACTTGAGCCAAATATCTGGCGACCTTTTCGTAATTGCTATTCTTCAAAACAACCACGTTGAGTTTTAACTTATCATTTCCCTTCTGACGAACATTATTCACACTCTTCCAGCCCTCAGCGTCCAGTAGAGATTTCGCTTTCT contains the following coding sequences:
- a CDS encoding LemA family protein — encoded protein: MSPLVIVLIVTVVVLLVLVGVVIGAYNGLVVLRNRVEEAWSDITVQLKRRTDLIPNLVNSVKGYATHEKEVFEKVAEARSAIMNAGSVAETAKAENALEGALKSLFAVSEAYPELKANQNFLQLQQELVDTEDKIQAARRFYNGGVRDLNTKIQTFPTNIIAGMFGFQAKEFFDVEDRASIENPVEVKF
- a CDS encoding M48 family metalloprotease — encoded protein: MYNAVFQNKRNTILIMSVFVIIIGVIGLFIGVATDSYSLALIIFICAILYAWLQYFIAGKLAMMMTGAQEISKNDAPELWRVVENLSIASGMPMPKVYVIDDPAPNAFATGRDPNHAIVGATTGLLDIMDKRELEAVMAHEMSHVRNYDIRVSMIAFGLVSAIGLFADLALRMMFYSDDRDRDVNPIIYAFGLIVGILAPLLATITQLAVSRQREYLADASGVLLTRDTEGLASALEKLRQYGRPMQKQSSSTANLFMNNPLKPGFFSKLFSTHPPLEDRIARLRNNATKM
- the ligA gene encoding NAD-dependent DNA ligase LigA, whose translation is MTPKKPRIDEIKDLLNRYSYEYYTLNKPSVSDAVYDSLMDELKKIESDHPELITVDSPTQRVGNKLLDGFQKVKHARRMVSLNDVFDKSEVEAWIERTGKLIPGQRHEFFTDIKMDGLACALIYVDGVLFQAVTRGDSFVGEDVTNNVRTIKNVPLRLREAAGFENFLHGRTEIRGEIVMLKRDFEELNKKQKSLGLPTFANPRNLAAGTIRQLDPALVAARPLHFRGYDVIRDDSSEVPTNSFAYEGLTALGISRNQQASVFDNLSDVMKFVDEWSDKRHDLPFNTDGLVIKINDREIYDNLGMVGKNPRGAVAYKYAAEEATTIVRDIVISIGRTGAATPVAVFDPVVVAGTTVQHASLHNADEIERLDIRRGDTVVIFKAGDIIPQVENVLKELRPADSEPIDYEAELKRQYPELEFVRPEGEAVYRVKGSSGPLILKRALAHFASKGALDIDTLGEKNVEVLIDNGLVRDLADIFTLTKDDLLKLDRFADISAQKLISAIADKKRPELERFLYGLGIRHIGAQTAIDLTNHFESMENLAKATIDDLRQVDGVGEIVAESVVAWFADEDNVKLLNKFTELGVVPRFNKKSGGLSGKSFVITGTLKSMGRDAVADKIRNLGGVFQTAVSKDTTYLVAGGKVGASKLKKAEQYGTKIIDEQELLRMIENAG
- a CDS encoding histidine kinase N-terminal 7TM domain-containing protein, giving the protein MDKIKKPRLYCFSPAVMLATLTIEIILAIYTFWKYKLNAVTKIVIMLLICLALFQWAEYNVCEGAIFLDNLGWAKLGYIAITMLPPLGIHLIYKISGDKRRWIPVLGYTFAAMFISYFLLEANGIKSGACLGNYVIFENQPGVGMWYGLYYYGLLFAAIAYACVRSKTSSKHIRRSLGSLIVGYVLFMAPTTFVNIIDPSTIIGIPSIMCGFAVLMAVVLAGKVLPEYVNEK